The following coding sequences lie in one Chryseobacterium culicis genomic window:
- a CDS encoding SCO family protein yields MPKNNKTNNKSKVIMPIVVFALLFVGIGVGMGYFKKSLYTVMKVPDFELTDQNSKKITNKDMLGKVYLVEFFFSKCPTICPVMNTNMKAIQNQIDDPNFGIISISIDPENDTPAALKEHAQRIGAKSPNWHFLTGDRSYIGDLADKFNIYVGDKEDEGESLNHSGMIALVDQDGNIRCRYNKENMPILYYSGLNYGDPEGKTPMLTGKYHPDREILIEDIKKLLK; encoded by the coding sequence ATGCCCAAAAATAATAAGACCAATAATAAAAGTAAAGTAATCATGCCCATTGTGGTTTTTGCATTGCTTTTCGTAGGAATCGGTGTCGGAATGGGGTATTTTAAAAAGAGCCTTTATACCGTAATGAAAGTTCCGGATTTTGAACTGACAGATCAGAACAGTAAAAAAATCACCAATAAAGATATGTTGGGAAAGGTCTATCTCGTAGAATTTTTCTTCAGTAAATGTCCTACAATATGTCCGGTGATGAATACCAATATGAAGGCTATTCAGAATCAGATCGATGATCCGAATTTCGGTATTATCTCCATCAGCATTGATCCGGAAAATGATACTCCTGCAGCACTGAAAGAACATGCTCAAAGAATAGGAGCGAAGTCTCCAAACTGGCATTTTCTGACCGGAGACCGTAGCTATATTGGTGATCTCGCGGATAAATTTAATATCTATGTGGGGGACAAAGAAGATGAAGGAGAAAGCCTGAACCACAGCGGAATGATCGCTCTGGTAGATCAGGATGGAAATATCCGATGCAGATATAACAAAGAAAATATGCCTATTCTGTATTATTCAGGATTGAATTATGGAGATCCGGAAGGTAAAACACCTATGCTGACCGGAAAATACCATCCGGACAGAGAAATTCTGATTGAGGATATTAAGAAATTATTGAAATAA
- a CDS encoding superoxide dismutase: MKILKIAAVTAVFAAQFTLAQFKQTPLPYAYNALEGNIDAQTMEIHYSKHAAAYVANLNKAITGTPQEKETLFQILSNVSKLPAAVRNNAGGHYNHELFWTVLTPQKNTQPSAKLVKAITETFGSMDAFKEKMAKAGADRFGSGWAWLSVDKNGKLFVSSTPNQDNPLMDVVEEKGTPIFGIDVWEHAYYLKYQNKRADYLTAIWNVTNWKEISRRYDEALSKK; encoded by the coding sequence ATGAAGATTTTGAAAATAGCTGCTGTAACTGCAGTTTTCGCGGCTCAGTTTACGCTGGCTCAGTTTAAGCAGACTCCTTTACCATACGCTTATAATGCTTTGGAAGGGAATATTGATGCCCAAACGATGGAAATTCATTATTCAAAACATGCGGCAGCGTATGTCGCTAACCTGAATAAAGCAATTACAGGAACTCCACAGGAAAAAGAAACGTTGTTTCAGATTCTTTCCAATGTTTCAAAATTGCCCGCTGCAGTAAGAAATAATGCAGGAGGACATTACAATCACGAACTGTTCTGGACGGTTCTTACTCCTCAGAAGAATACGCAACCTTCTGCAAAATTGGTAAAAGCCATCACTGAAACTTTCGGAAGTATGGATGCTTTTAAAGAAAAAATGGCTAAAGCAGGAGCAGACCGTTTTGGATCAGGATGGGCATGGCTTTCCGTAGATAAAAATGGAAAATTGTTTGTTTCTTCAACGCCTAACCAGGATAATCCTTTGATGGATGTGGTGGAAGAGAAGGGAACTCCTATCTTCGGAATTGATGTCTGGGAACATGCATATTATTTGAAATATCAGAATAAAAGAGCAGACTATCTTACCGCGATCTGGAATGTTACCAACTGGAAAGAAATCAGCAGAAGATATGACGAAGCTTTAAGCAAGAAATAA
- a CDS encoding MbnP family protein, translated as MKISQFLSLFFIAFTLFSFVACENSRDDENPQDTTPGKLQIKFENGFNNVGDIVLNQTVQTSSNGQKHNFSALKYVISNISLIDENGNEFKYNENNPDKGAFIVDQADAVAGIIYLNLEGIPKNNYKKIKFGLGISQKAYLLGQDGQAEFWTKAKQKGMSWSWAAGYVFVKLEGKYGADSPSKEFMNHTGNMGNTTENNTPDLYREITLNLPTTARVTGQIRPSVHILADLNQFLSGDKALTLTTTNDMLMGSNQHLVDVTNNLTKMFKVDHVHND; from the coding sequence ATGAAAATTTCTCAATTTTTATCACTATTCTTTATTGCCTTTACTTTATTCTCTTTCGTAGCCTGCGAAAACAGCAGAGATGACGAAAATCCACAGGATACTACGCCCGGAAAGCTTCAGATTAAATTTGAAAACGGATTTAATAATGTAGGAGATATTGTCCTGAATCAAACGGTTCAGACTTCTTCTAATGGACAGAAACATAATTTTTCTGCTTTAAAATATGTAATCAGTAACATTTCCCTGATAGACGAGAACGGGAATGAGTTTAAATACAATGAAAACAATCCTGATAAAGGTGCTTTCATAGTAGATCAGGCTGATGCGGTAGCCGGAATTATATACCTCAACCTGGAAGGTATTCCGAAAAATAATTATAAAAAAATAAAATTCGGATTAGGAATCAGCCAGAAAGCTTACTTATTGGGACAAGACGGTCAAGCTGAATTCTGGACAAAAGCCAAGCAGAAAGGGATGTCATGGTCATGGGCAGCCGGATATGTTTTTGTAAAACTGGAAGGAAAATATGGAGCAGATTCTCCATCAAAGGAATTTATGAATCATACAGGAAATATGGGAAATACTACAGAAAATAATACCCCTGATCTTTATCGTGAAATTACGTTGAATCTTCCAACAACAGCCAGAGTAACAGGACAAATCCGCCCTTCTGTTCATATTCTGGCAGATCTTAATCAGTTTTTGAGTGGAGATAAAGCGCTTACGCTTACCACAACTAATGATATGCTGATGGGTTCAAATCAACATCTGGTAGACGTTACCAATAACCTTACAAAAATGTTTAAAGTAGATCACGTTCATAATGATTAA
- a CDS encoding cytochrome-c peroxidase, whose translation MINFFVKTILVLCVFLLSCISCSDEVIQPLEKDEAYNLQFPSYFPEMTFDTSTNPVTKNGVELGRKLFYEGRLSRNNTISCGFCHIQENAFTHHGHTVSHGVDDRIGIRNAPPIQNMAFLKRYMWDGVIHNLNEQPISPITDINEMDSSIPEAISKIKDDQKYKKLFREAYGDETITGERILKALSQFMASLISADSKYDRFRQGKEQLTSAESQGMALFGQKCASCHSGELFTDESFRNTGMYYNTEFKDAGRYRVTLNQVDWMKFRVPSLRNVEYTAPYMHDGRFYTLEAVLNFYSGQVEDNPNLDSQLKQNGHIGIAMNSQEKQSIIAFLKTLSDKSFISNPKFAE comes from the coding sequence ATGATTAATTTTTTTGTAAAAACAATACTGGTTCTGTGTGTATTTCTGCTGAGTTGTATTTCCTGTTCAGATGAGGTGATACAGCCGCTGGAAAAAGATGAAGCATATAATCTGCAGTTTCCTTCTTATTTTCCTGAAATGACTTTTGATACATCAACGAATCCGGTGACAAAAAACGGAGTAGAATTGGGAAGAAAATTATTCTACGAAGGAAGACTTTCCCGGAATAATACCATTTCATGCGGTTTCTGCCATATTCAGGAAAACGCTTTTACCCATCATGGGCATACAGTAAGCCATGGGGTAGATGACAGAATTGGAATCAGAAATGCTCCACCCATTCAGAATATGGCTTTTTTGAAAAGATATATGTGGGACGGGGTCATTCATAATCTTAATGAACAACCCATCAGCCCCATTACAGACATCAATGAAATGGACAGCTCCATACCGGAAGCTATTTCAAAAATAAAAGATGACCAGAAGTATAAAAAACTTTTCAGGGAAGCTTATGGAGATGAAACGATTACCGGAGAAAGAATTCTAAAAGCGCTGTCACAGTTTATGGCTTCTTTAATTTCTGCAGATTCAAAATATGACAGATTCAGACAGGGAAAAGAGCAGCTAACTTCAGCAGAATCCCAGGGAATGGCTTTATTCGGTCAGAAATGTGCCTCTTGTCATAGTGGAGAATTATTTACCGATGAAAGCTTCCGCAATACAGGAATGTATTATAACACCGAGTTCAAAGATGCGGGACGCTACAGAGTTACTCTTAATCAGGTAGACTGGATGAAATTCCGTGTTCCGAGTCTGAGAAATGTAGAATATACAGCACCTTATATGCATGACGGAAGATTTTACACCTTAGAGGCGGTACTTAACTTCTATTCAGGTCAGGTAGAAGATAATCCCAATCTGGATTCGCAGCTGAAACAGAATGGGCATATTGGTATTGCTATGAACAGTCAGGAAAAACAGTCGATTATTGCATTCCTGAAAACATTATCAGATAAAAGTTTTATATCCAATCCAAAATTTGCAGAATAA
- a CDS encoding transporter: protein MKKIIVIISLILFGQYQAKTIRDSAYIAPDSFSRFDFDDDCDACGCAAGNGSSGFESLLNPQFIGIKYFAQHYKAKENLFVKDLTQDQYFNTLQLWGKIPLTKKLSVYASLPFHFHEKKTQQGDIKINGIGDLNLMGIYQLMSSKDNFHHLSGGLGVKIPLGKFDEKGASGVNPSFQLGTGSWDYQAALNYKFQKNKVAVLVNTDYTIKMENKKNYRFGNQWNYAATGFYQIAGNEKSIFSVKTGVQGEVYAQNKQFDEALPNTAGSALYGKLGFEASYKRLSLGSELMLPMYTHLAGGDIEAKSRFSIFLNIGI from the coding sequence ATGAAGAAGATTATAGTAATAATAAGTTTAATCCTGTTTGGGCAATATCAGGCAAAAACTATCAGAGATAGTGCATATATAGCTCCGGACAGCTTTAGCAGATTTGATTTTGATGATGATTGTGATGCCTGTGGCTGTGCTGCAGGAAACGGTTCTTCCGGCTTTGAGTCTTTATTGAATCCACAGTTTATCGGAATCAAATATTTTGCCCAGCATTACAAAGCAAAAGAAAACCTATTTGTGAAAGATCTTACACAAGATCAGTATTTTAATACCTTACAGCTTTGGGGAAAGATTCCTTTAACTAAAAAACTGAGTGTATATGCAAGTCTGCCCTTCCATTTCCATGAAAAAAAAACCCAACAGGGAGATATCAAAATCAATGGAATCGGGGATCTTAATCTGATGGGAATTTATCAGCTGATGAGTTCTAAAGATAATTTTCACCACTTAAGCGGAGGGTTGGGTGTGAAAATTCCTTTAGGGAAATTCGATGAAAAAGGAGCTTCCGGCGTTAATCCGAGTTTTCAGCTGGGAACCGGCAGCTGGGATTATCAGGCCGCTTTGAATTATAAGTTTCAGAAAAATAAAGTAGCTGTGTTGGTGAATACAGATTATACCATCAAAATGGAGAATAAGAAAAATTACCGATTTGGAAACCAATGGAACTATGCCGCGACGGGGTTTTATCAGATTGCAGGAAATGAAAAATCCATTTTTTCAGTAAAAACCGGAGTTCAGGGAGAAGTGTATGCCCAGAATAAACAGTTTGACGAAGCGCTACCCAATACTGCAGGAAGCGCATTGTATGGAAAGTTAGGATTTGAAGCTTCCTATAAAAGGCTGAGTTTGGGAAGTGAGCTCATGCTTCCTATGTATACCCATCTGGCAGGAGGTGACATCGAAGCAAAATCAAGATTCAGTATTTTCCTGAATATCGGGATTTAA
- a CDS encoding TonB-dependent receptor plug domain-containing protein, which produces MAAKQTTSAIHKAVFTILVITSQLLYSQKKKNDTLKEESIKAISLYKKNFKEIIPAQTLQGEQLERLNSHSVADALRYFSGVQIKDYGGLGGLKTINIRSMGSQHVGVFYDGIQLGNAQNGLVDLGRYSLDDLEEISLYNGQKSEIFQPAKDFGSSGSIYLQPKTPVFKGTRKTNLVIRAKSASIDLFNPSFRLEQKISDRVSASFSGEFMQSDGIYRFRYAKKYPDGQQAYDTIAKRQDSDIRAKRFETSINGTLNNGSWNIRGYGYISNRGMPAPIVNGRFGGRGARLSDENYFVQANLRKKLFPKLETQLKAKFAYDYTHFMDTVRSQSIIHTDNTYIQRELYLSSSNIYSITPNWDVSLSGDFQYNNLDANLDNFSYPTRYTTLVALATTYQWNRFKILGSLLGTFTFEEVRKNKRPGDSREWTPAVFMSYQPEIIPELTLRAFYKRIFRLPTFNDLYYTNIGNTYLKPEFTNQYDVGFTYQKNYTNHFFKTFYAKVDGYYNKVQDKIVAAPNGSMFRWLMMNLGMVEIIGADVNIQAEMQLGKVKLRPLLSYTYQSARDISDPEDTFYRNQIPYTPWHSGSFSLMADYKDWSFNYSAMYVGERYDVNQDNIQYNYVQPWYTHDLSVQKKFNWANHQFKVSFEMNNIFNQYYDVVINYPMPGRNFKLILNFTL; this is translated from the coding sequence ATGGCGGCAAAACAAACTACTTCTGCAATTCATAAAGCTGTTTTCACAATACTGGTGATCACATCTCAACTTTTATATTCTCAAAAAAAGAAAAATGACACTCTGAAGGAAGAATCCATCAAAGCGATTAGTCTTTATAAAAAGAATTTTAAAGAAATTATTCCGGCGCAAACCCTGCAAGGTGAGCAGCTGGAAAGACTGAACAGTCATTCTGTTGCAGATGCGTTGCGGTATTTTTCCGGAGTTCAGATCAAAGATTATGGAGGGTTAGGGGGTTTGAAAACGATCAATATCCGTAGTATGGGAAGCCAGCATGTTGGTGTTTTCTATGATGGAATTCAATTGGGAAATGCCCAAAACGGACTGGTAGATCTGGGGAGATATTCTTTAGACGATCTGGAAGAAATATCATTGTATAACGGACAGAAAAGTGAAATTTTCCAACCTGCAAAAGATTTTGGCTCTTCGGGATCGATCTATCTGCAACCCAAAACACCTGTATTTAAAGGAACAAGAAAAACCAATCTCGTTATAAGAGCAAAAAGTGCGTCCATTGATCTTTTCAATCCGTCATTCCGTTTGGAACAAAAAATATCAGACAGAGTTTCTGCCAGTTTCAGTGGAGAATTTATGCAGAGTGACGGAATTTATAGATTTCGTTATGCTAAAAAATATCCAGATGGTCAGCAGGCTTATGATACCATCGCAAAGAGACAGGATTCAGATATCAGGGCAAAACGTTTTGAAACGTCTATCAACGGTACTTTAAATAACGGAAGCTGGAATATCCGTGGCTACGGTTATATTTCAAACCGTGGGATGCCGGCACCTATCGTCAACGGCCGTTTTGGCGGAAGAGGAGCGAGACTTTCTGACGAAAATTATTTTGTACAGGCCAATCTGAGAAAGAAACTGTTCCCAAAACTTGAAACACAGCTGAAAGCAAAATTCGCCTACGATTATACTCATTTCATGGATACGGTTCGTTCACAGTCTATTATTCATACCGATAATACCTATATCCAAAGAGAACTCTATCTTTCCTCATCCAATATCTATTCTATCACCCCCAATTGGGATGTGAGTCTGAGTGGAGATTTTCAATACAATAATCTTGATGCTAATCTTGATAACTTTTCTTATCCTACGCGATACACAACATTGGTGGCATTGGCAACAACCTATCAGTGGAACAGGTTCAAAATTCTGGGAAGCCTTTTAGGAACTTTTACGTTTGAAGAAGTAAGAAAAAACAAAAGACCAGGAGACAGCAGAGAATGGACACCTGCTGTATTTATGAGTTACCAGCCTGAGATCATTCCTGAGCTTACGCTTAGAGCTTTCTATAAACGAATTTTCAGACTTCCGACTTTCAATGATTTATATTATACCAATATCGGAAATACCTATCTGAAACCGGAATTTACCAATCAGTATGACGTAGGATTTACTTATCAGAAGAATTATACCAACCATTTCTTTAAAACCTTTTATGCTAAAGTAGATGGTTACTACAACAAAGTACAGGATAAAATTGTAGCGGCCCCTAACGGAAGTATGTTCCGCTGGCTGATGATGAATCTTGGAATGGTTGAAATTATTGGAGCGGATGTAAATATTCAGGCCGAAATGCAATTAGGAAAGGTAAAGTTAAGACCATTGCTTTCTTACACATATCAAAGTGCAAGAGATATAAGTGATCCGGAAGATACCTTTTATCGTAATCAGATTCCTTATACCCCATGGCATAGCGGATCATTCAGTTTGATGGCAGATTATAAAGACTGGAGTTTCAATTACAGTGCGATGTATGTAGGAGAAAGATATGATGTGAATCAGGACAATATTCAATACAATTATGTACAGCCCTGGTACACTCACGATCTGTCTGTTCAGAAAAAATTCAATTGGGCGAATCACCAATTTAAAGTGAGCTTTGAAATGAATAATATTTTCAATCAATATTATGATGTTGTCATCAATTATCCGATGCCTGGAAGAAATTTTAAACTTATTCTAAACTTCACCTTATGA
- a CDS encoding YncE family protein — protein MRKLNFYFLFLVLAFLTSCRTDDIIVRQEVVEGLPSENTAIKGFYMLNEGNMGSNKCTLDFFDYTKGTYYRNIYAEINPNVVKELGDVGNDIKVYGSKLYIIVNVSNKIEVLDAKTAKRITSIPLQNCRYLAFKDGKAYASSYAGPVAINPKAPKGKVVEIDTTSLSIQREVVVGYQPEEMEIVGNKLFVANSGGYKAPDYDNTVSVIDLNTFTEIQKLNVAINLHHIKKDNYGDLYVSSRGDYYNVPSSLYLIDAATGTVKKDFHLSVSEMTIVNDKLYFYGNEFNYNTHSYKKTFGIIDVKTEEIIANKIFDKEYETAIKTPYGIAVNPITEDIYITDARNYVSMGFVYCFDKNGHFKWKTEGGNIPAHFAFLYK, from the coding sequence ATGAGAAAACTAAACTTTTATTTTTTATTTCTGGTATTAGCTTTTCTTACTTCATGCCGTACAGATGATATTATTGTTCGTCAGGAAGTGGTAGAAGGACTTCCTTCAGAAAATACAGCAATAAAAGGTTTTTACATGCTGAATGAAGGGAATATGGGAAGCAATAAATGTACGCTGGATTTTTTTGATTATACCAAAGGAACCTATTACCGGAATATTTATGCTGAAATCAATCCGAATGTGGTAAAAGAGCTGGGAGATGTAGGAAATGATATCAAAGTCTATGGAAGCAAACTCTATATCATTGTGAATGTTTCCAATAAAATTGAAGTGCTGGATGCTAAAACAGCTAAACGTATTACTTCCATTCCCCTGCAAAACTGCAGATATCTGGCCTTCAAAGACGGGAAAGCTTATGCGAGCAGCTATGCAGGACCTGTAGCCATTAACCCCAAAGCACCAAAAGGAAAAGTAGTGGAAATTGATACCACTTCTCTTTCTATTCAACGTGAGGTGGTGGTGGGATATCAGCCGGAAGAAATGGAAATTGTAGGCAATAAGTTATTTGTTGCCAATTCCGGAGGATACAAAGCTCCCGATTATGACAATACGGTTTCTGTAATTGACCTGAATACTTTTACGGAAATCCAAAAACTAAATGTTGCCATCAATCTTCACCACATTAAAAAGGACAATTATGGTGATCTGTATGTAAGCTCAAGAGGAGATTATTATAATGTTCCTTCAAGCCTTTATTTAATTGATGCGGCCACAGGAACTGTTAAAAAAGATTTTCACCTCTCAGTCAGTGAGATGACAATCGTTAATGATAAACTCTATTTCTACGGAAATGAATTCAACTACAATACCCACAGTTATAAAAAAACATTTGGAATCATTGATGTGAAAACAGAAGAGATTATTGCCAACAAAATCTTTGACAAAGAATACGAAACCGCTATTAAAACACCTTACGGCATAGCAGTAAACCCCATTACAGAAGATATCTACATTACAGATGCCAGAAATTATGTATCCATGGGATTTGTGTATTGCTTTGATAAAAACGGACACTTCAAGTGGAAAACGGAGGGAGGAAATATTCCTGCCCACTTTGCTTTTTTATACAAATAA
- a CDS encoding cell surface protein — protein MNRNTFTYLKIGFLSVFLVGVIACKHDDEDEFTFNGLDDSYSIDRFKVLSIPTHASGSVTWSINDSIISQNSELEFISPNADAYPLTLKINNKGKEQIYHSKIIVTKEKTPYSKYISKVLEFRPAVGQFMNEIPEYIPGNTAANMLQKANESLVGGNSTMISLGGYGGYVVFGFDHTIPNLNGRDFKVLGNAFFGNDANDQRSGSCEPGIIMVAYDKNKNGKPDNDEWYEIAGSEYFKNTTVKDYSITYHKPNENKVPVPGTEFWQTDVEYIKWNDNLGNQGFKTKNTFHAQSYYPLWFTDPSYSFSGTRLANNFFDQSGDGSYWVGKSYEFGYADNAPNTDDASNIDISWAVDRSGKYVKLPGVDFMKIYTGVNQEAGWLGEVSTEVAGAYDLHFK, from the coding sequence ATGAACAGAAATACCTTTACCTATTTAAAAATCGGATTTTTATCAGTTTTCCTCGTAGGAGTGATAGCCTGTAAACATGATGATGAAGATGAATTTACATTTAATGGTCTTGATGATTCCTATTCCATTGACCGTTTTAAAGTTTTGAGTATTCCTACCCATGCATCAGGATCGGTTACATGGAGCATTAATGATTCTATCATTTCTCAAAATTCAGAACTTGAATTTATCAGTCCGAACGCAGATGCCTATCCTCTGACTTTGAAGATCAACAATAAAGGGAAGGAGCAGATTTATCATTCTAAAATAATCGTTACCAAAGAAAAAACACCTTATAGTAAATATATTTCCAAAGTATTAGAGTTCCGCCCTGCTGTAGGACAGTTCATGAATGAAATTCCGGAATATATACCTGGAAATACTGCTGCAAATATGCTTCAGAAAGCAAATGAATCATTGGTGGGAGGGAATTCTACGATGATCAGCCTTGGAGGATATGGCGGTTATGTCGTTTTCGGTTTTGATCATACAATTCCCAATCTGAATGGTCGAGATTTTAAAGTGCTTGGAAATGCATTCTTTGGAAATGATGCTAATGATCAGCGTTCAGGATCTTGTGAGCCGGGAATTATTATGGTGGCCTACGACAAAAATAAAAATGGGAAACCCGATAATGATGAGTGGTACGAAATTGCAGGCAGCGAATATTTCAAAAATACAACGGTAAAAGATTATAGCATAACGTACCATAAGCCTAATGAAAATAAGGTTCCTGTACCCGGCACCGAATTCTGGCAGACTGATGTAGAATATATCAAGTGGAATGATAATCTGGGAAATCAGGGATTTAAAACAAAAAATACATTTCATGCACAAAGCTATTATCCTTTGTGGTTTACAGATCCTTCTTACAGTTTTTCGGGAACCAGACTGGCGAATAACTTCTTCGATCAGAGCGGTGATGGATCCTATTGGGTAGGAAAATCATATGAATTCGGATATGCAGATAATGCTCCGAATACTGATGATGCCTCCAATATTGATATTTCCTGGGCGGTAGACAGAAGCGGAAAATATGTGAAACTTCCGGGAGTCGATTTTATGAAAATATACACAGGAGTTAATCAGGAAGCTGGCTGGCTGGGAGAAGTTTCCACAGAAGTGGCAGGAGCCTACGATTTACACTTCAAATAA